The Lentimicrobiaceae bacterium DNA segment AAGCCGAAGGTGGCTTAGGCTATCGTTATCTTCCCGCTGGTGAGCACCTCAGTAATATAGTGCTGGGAGCAACAAAGGAGATGGATAAATGGAGATTCAACCTACGTTTTTTCAATTACATGTTAAACTACAAACGTAATACCTACGAGTATGATTATGAGCAAGAAATTCTCACCCTCCTTTCCAGTGAACCTAAAGCGAAATGGCTCTTCAATATCTCCGGAACGGCTCGTCATAATTTATCATCGCCCAAACACTTCGTAATGGCATTAGCAGGAGTGGGAACGGCTCCCGATGTTGATTTGATTAACTATAAACTGTATGACCAGTTTGTCGGTTTAAATACTCTTGTAGGTGCCGGTTTCGGTTGCATGATAACAGAGACTTTTTCTATAGATTTTTTGGGAACTTGGTACAACTACTACCAGGTTGATGGTATTTATGGAAATCTTAAAGATATATATAGAAATCTTTACAATTTAACTATTAATCTACATGTTGTTTTCTAAGCGTCTTCTCTTTTTCTCAATAGCAGTCTCCATGCTCGTTTCTATGAATGGGTGTTCAAGTAAACCTGTGAGCTTGAAAGCCGATAAGTACATCATTACGGCAGAGGAAGATGGACCCAGTGAAAAATGGGCGACTTATCTATATAGTCATCTGCAAAAACGTACTAGCGATCCATCGTCTGTCGTTTTAAGTCTCGGAGAAGTTCCAAAACTAGCAAGAGATGTAAGGAATATACATATTGAGTTTGCACCAGACCTTAAATTTGACTACGTCATTAAGAATAAGAGTTCTAATAAGTTGCACATTTGTTTTAAGAACAAGCAGACTGCCATATGGATTTTATATCAATTGATTGAAAATATCGGATTAGTTGATGACCGATTCGACACAAAGGATTTGCCTCCTGCATTTATTGATTTCTCTTCTAAAGAGTACACCTTTGACTTTAAATATCGCGAACCTCATTATGCATTGAACTTAGAACCGGATGTTGCTCCTTTACTCGGAACTAATAATGTAGAGATGGATTGGGGACTATGGGGGCATCACTTATCTAACATTGTTTCCGATGATGAAGATGAGACGATTTACGCTATGGTAAAAGGAGAACGCAACAGAGCGCAATTTTGTTTCTCGTCCAAAAGTTTGTTTAATCAGGCTCGGGAATATATTATCGATAACTTCGGTAATGGTAATGACGGCTATCAGGTAATGATGATGATATTGCCGGAGGACAATATGATATCTTGTACCTGTCCCGAATGTATTGACAAAGGAAATACTCCTTCACATGCCACACCTGCCGTTCAGGACTTTATACGGAGGTTGGCAGAAATGTTTCCCAATCATTATTTCTATACTTCTGCTTACTTGACTACGCTAAATCCTCCTGCTTACCAACTGCCTGAGAATAGCGGTGTTTTCCTCAGTACAATCAATATACCTAGGGGTGTTAAGCCCACAAACCAAGCTGAGTTTAAAGAGTTTCTGAATTTGGTTGATGAGTGGCAGACGAAGACTCCCAATATCTACCTATGGGATTATGTTTCCAACTTCGATGATTATCTCACTCCAATTCCATCATTGCTTTCTCTGCAATCACAACTTAAATATTTCAAGATGCTGAGGGTCCAAGGTCTTTTCCTTAATGCCAGCGGATATGACTATTCACCTTTCGATGACCTTAAGACCGTTGTTTCTGCAGCTTTGATGATGGATATATCAATAGATATTGAACCTCTTGTTAAGGCATTCTTCAGGAAAAATTACCCCACCTCTCACGAAGCTCTACATAGTTATTATATGGGGTTAGAGCGTGGATATGCTCAAAAAAAGAAACCTTACAATATGTATGGAAGTATGCGTGATAATATGGATACTTATTTTGATACCGAATCATTTATTTCCTTTTACTCTCTACTACCGTCACTTATTTCTGCTAGTACGGGTGAAGAAGGGGCTAAACTCCAAAAGCTATATACAGCACTTACCTATACGCGTTTACAAGTTGCTTATACGCAAGGGACTGGGAAATGGGGCTATGCTCAAAGAGATGAGAAAAGTATTTCAATTCTTCCGGAAATTTCCGAGTTAGTGCAGAGACTTGAAGGACATAAAGAATATAAAGACTTACAGAACTACAAGGAGAGTGAGGGCAGTCTAGCCGAGTACATTAATGAGTGGAGGGATATGTTACAAAGAGGAAAATGGCAAAATCTACTTCTTGATACTCCTATTGA contains these protein-coding regions:
- a CDS encoding DUF4838 domain-containing protein; its protein translation is MKADKYIITAEEDGPSEKWATYLYSHLQKRTSDPSSVVLSLGEVPKLARDVRNIHIEFAPDLKFDYVIKNKSSNKLHICFKNKQTAIWILYQLIENIGLVDDRFDTKDLPPAFIDFSSKEYTFDFKYREPHYALNLEPDVAPLLGTNNVEMDWGLWGHHLSNIVSDDEDETIYAMVKGERNRAQFCFSSKSLFNQAREYIIDNFGNGNDGYQVMMMILPEDNMISCTCPECIDKGNTPSHATPAVQDFIRRLAEMFPNHYFYTSAYLTTLNPPAYQLPENSGVFLSTINIPRGVKPTNQAEFKEFLNLVDEWQTKTPNIYLWDYVSNFDDYLTPIPSLLSLQSQLKYFKMLRVQGLFLNASGYDYSPFDDLKTVVSAALMMDISIDIEPLVKAFFRKNYPTSHEALHSYYMGLERGYAQKKKPYNMYGSMRDNMDTYFDTESFISFYSLLPSLISASTGEEGAKLQKLYTALTYTRLQVAYTQGTGKWGYAQRDEKSISILPEISELVQRLEGHKEYKDLQNYKESEGSLAEYINEWRDMLQRGKWQNLLLDTPIELLSPSTEGFENTSLLNDATLGFRQDYHQGWYLSHTNELHLRFSARELEEGQVLKIRFLHMPKHRFDEPEKMNLFIDGKAVDISKMQKEYGTELNSNRIITYTLSVELKGSQSVELILTPKKGNSRLALDEIQIQ